A stretch of Oreochromis aureus strain Israel breed Guangdong linkage group 11, ZZ_aureus, whole genome shotgun sequence DNA encodes these proteins:
- the LOC120442654 gene encoding carcinoembryonic antigen-related cell adhesion molecule 6-like, translated as MEMALMYFIILVILSGLTEGSGVLPDGPLNAAVGETVMFTTTLTPTETPFLTLAWTSGAKNIITSNTVNITGPEYEGRITLFPSTGSLELRSLTLDDAGEYSVVIVPAGEAAEMGRTTLAVYEKVSSVSVTSFTEKVSNVSVTSSSTDLVEFSGSVSLSCSASGSSLSFLWLNGSSEVTASDRVQFTDGGSSLTIITVTRFDQGPFRCSVSSPVSTGTSDPVNLSISYGPENINLILSPSQGYFAVGSDISLTCSVGSRPPAQFKWFLNGDQLPDTGSELRLMNVQMSQSGNYSCQAFNSKTLRSQTSQPSAITVLEKISGASFTPSTNLPVEGTSVSLACEASGSVFRRNWMKDGSYLTPTDNMILSDNNRVLTFNTVNRKDSGEYFCQISNPISSDGAKYIMIANYGPENVQIKGPNKINIKGTLKLTCSAESTPSARFTWFLNGREIPNNSAEYIKEEVELSDSGNYICQAWNNITERTSSSVVHGLTVTGTCLY; from the exons ATGGAAATGGCTCTGATGTACTTCATCATTCTCGTGATCTTATCAG GTTTGACTGAAGGATCTGGTGTGTTGCCTGATGGTCCTCTGAATGCAGCTGTAGGAGAGACGGTGATGTTCACTACAACACTGACTCCAACAGAAACTCCTTTCCTGACTTTGGCCTGGACTTCTGGCGCTAAGAATATAATAACCTCTAATACTGTAAACATAACTGGACCCGAGTATGAAGGCAGGATCACCCTCTTCCCATCAACTGGATCTCTGGAGCTCAGGAGTCTGACTCTGGATGACGCTGGAGAATACTCAGTTGTTATTGTACCGGCTGGTGAAGCGGCTGAGATGGGACGGACTACACTGGCAGTATATG agAAAGTCTCCAGTGTGTCAGTAACTTCTTTCACAGAGAAAGTCTCCAATGTGTCAGTAACTTCCAGCAGCACAGACTTGGTTGAGTTCAGTggttctgtctctctgtcctgcTCTGCCTCTggatcctctctctctttcctctggTTGAACGGCAGCTCTGAGGTTACAGCAAGTGACAGAGTTCAGTTCACTGATGGAGGCTCCAGTCTGACTATAATCACTGTGACCCGCTTTGACCAGGGACCATTCAGGTGTAGTGTGTCCAGTCCAGTCAGTACTGGTACCAGTGATCCAGTAAACCTCTCCATCAGCT ATGGTCCAGAAAATATAAATTTGATATTATCTCCATCACAAGGATACTTTGCTGTGGGGTCAGACATCAGCCTCACCTGCTCAGTTGGATCCAGACCTCCTGCCCAGTTTAAGTGGTTTCTGAATGGAGATCAGCTGCCTGATACTGGATCAGAGCTCAGACTGATGAATGTTCAGATGAGTCAGAgtggaaactacagctgtcagGCCTTTAACAGCAAAACTCTGAGATCTCAAACATCTCAGCCTTCAGCCATCACTGTGCTGG agaaaatatcaGGTGCTTCTTTCACACCATCAACAAATCTGCCAGTTGAGGGAACCTCTGTCAGTTTAGCCTGTGAGGCTTCTGGCTCAGTCTTTAGAAGAAACTGGATGAAAGATGGCTCCTACCTGACTCCGACTGATAACATGATCCTTTCTGACAATAACAGAGTGTTGACCTTTAACACTGTGAATAGGAAAGACAGTGGAGAATATTTCTGCCAGATCAGCAACCCCATCAGCAGTGATGGAGCTAAATACATCATGATTGCTAACT ATGGACCAGAAAATGTTCAAATCAAAGGTCCAAATAAGATAAATATCAAAGGCACCTTAAAACTGACCTGCTCTGCTGAATCCACACCATCTGCCAGATTCACCTGGTTCTTAAATGGGAGAGAAATTCCCAATAATTCAGCTGAGTACATTAAAGAAGAGGTTGAATTATCTGACAGTGGCAACTACATCTGTCAAGCATGGAATAATATAACTGAGAGAACATCATCATCCGTGGTGCATGGACTGACTGTAACAGGTACCTGCTTGTACTGA